A DNA window from Streptomyces bacillaris contains the following coding sequences:
- a CDS encoding PP2C family protein-serine/threonine phosphatase: MVDGPWSSALHRLWQAASRAEEVAALADDVYAPLLATRGVHRVVGTRWDGRHVLRYMRALSAGSDTPVIVATTRSMPGAAVREPGGEPVVDRLEVAGLDDAVWPEAEFLREAPGGSVVSCTFRLDQRGWAALALAVDASADLAAVESRLTQAVDVIVACHTGILQRGREARRGADDALLAEASLQMDSSLDVEDTLRRVARIAVPAVADGALVHLARTEGPEFVAATHVAVQQQRALEAAGRDDPWLAALLARRGEDEDTVFLSGAALDGSPFADPTAATAADADAADAGEGHHPTVVSVSPLRARGRVLGTITFVYQRPEARLPDSAFLRSLATRAALAIDNALLYELRRTAVLSLQEHLLPSQLPVTDRWDLSASYAVGDPMLDVGGDFYDAVLRPDGSIALLIGDVCGRGAEAAALTGLARHTLRTLLEEGTDAGTALSRLNRALRQERASRFLTAVVATLTPRADGTVRLSTCSAGHPPPLVLRGDGTVSEVLSGGLLLGVLDDVSYESREEHLTADDTLVLFTDGLTESREAGGTFFESVLPARLAALRGSDAAHIAESLARQARAFRDSGQDDIALLVARWTGLPPDSGLLPPDHRLEQAALR, from the coding sequence ATGGTCGATGGCCCTTGGTCCAGTGCGCTGCACCGGCTCTGGCAGGCCGCTTCGCGGGCCGAGGAGGTCGCGGCGCTGGCGGACGACGTCTACGCACCGCTCCTCGCCACCCGGGGCGTCCACCGTGTGGTGGGCACGCGCTGGGACGGCCGGCACGTCCTGCGGTACATGCGGGCCCTGAGCGCCGGGAGCGACACCCCGGTGATCGTCGCGACGACCCGGTCGATGCCGGGGGCGGCCGTACGGGAGCCGGGCGGCGAACCCGTGGTGGACCGGCTGGAGGTCGCTGGGCTCGACGACGCGGTGTGGCCGGAGGCGGAGTTCCTGCGGGAGGCGCCGGGCGGCTCCGTGGTGAGCTGCACCTTCCGGCTGGACCAGCGGGGCTGGGCGGCGCTGGCCCTCGCCGTGGACGCCTCGGCGGACCTGGCGGCGGTCGAGAGCCGGCTCACGCAGGCCGTCGACGTCATCGTCGCCTGCCACACCGGCATCCTCCAGCGCGGCCGCGAGGCCCGGCGGGGCGCGGACGACGCGCTGCTGGCCGAGGCCTCGCTCCAGATGGACTCGTCCCTGGACGTGGAGGACACCCTGCGGCGGGTGGCCCGGATCGCCGTCCCGGCCGTCGCGGACGGGGCGCTCGTCCACCTGGCACGGACCGAGGGGCCCGAGTTCGTCGCCGCCACCCATGTCGCCGTCCAGCAGCAGCGCGCGCTGGAGGCGGCCGGCCGCGACGACCCGTGGCTGGCGGCGCTGCTCGCCCGCCGGGGCGAGGACGAGGACACGGTGTTCCTGAGCGGCGCCGCACTCGACGGCTCCCCCTTCGCCGACCCGACCGCCGCCACCGCCGCCGATGCCGACGCCGCCGATGCCGGGGAGGGCCACCACCCCACCGTCGTCAGCGTCAGCCCCCTCCGCGCCCGGGGCCGCGTCCTCGGCACCATCACCTTCGTCTACCAGCGGCCCGAGGCGCGGCTGCCGGACAGCGCCTTCCTCCGCAGCCTCGCCACCCGGGCCGCCCTCGCCATCGACAACGCCCTGCTGTACGAGCTGCGGCGCACCGCCGTCCTCTCGCTCCAGGAGCACCTGCTCCCCTCGCAGCTCCCGGTCACCGACCGCTGGGACCTGTCCGCGAGCTACGCGGTGGGCGACCCCATGCTCGACGTGGGCGGCGACTTCTACGACGCCGTGCTCCGGCCCGACGGCTCCATCGCCCTGCTCATCGGTGACGTCTGCGGCCGCGGCGCGGAGGCGGCGGCCCTCACCGGCCTGGCCCGCCACACCCTGCGCACCCTCCTGGAGGAGGGCACCGACGCGGGCACCGCCCTCAGCCGCCTCAACCGGGCCCTGCGCCAGGAGAGAGCCAGCCGCTTCCTCACCGCCGTCGTCGCGACACTGACCCCGCGGGCCGACGGCACGGTGCGGCTCAGCACGTGCAGCGCGGGGCACCCCCCGCCCCTGGTGCTCCGGGGCGACGGCACCGTCTCCGAGGTGCTCTCCGGCGGACTCCTCCTCGGAGTCCTGGACGACGTCTCGTACGAGAGCCGCGAGGAACACCTCACCGCGGACGACACCCTGGTGCTCTTCACCGACGGACTCACCGAGTCGCGGGAGGCGGGCGGCACGTTCTTCGAGAGCGTCCTGCCCGCCCGGCTCGCCGCCCTGCGCGGCTCGGACGCCGCGCACATCGCGGAGAGCCTGGCCCGGCAGGCCCGGGCGTTCCGCGACTCCGGGCAGGACGACATCGCCCTGCTCGTGGCCCGCTGGACCGGTCTGCCACCGGACTCCGGGCTGCTCCCCCCTGACCACCGGCTCGAACAGGCGGCCCTGCGATGA
- a CDS encoding response regulator: MKSDGLILVVEDSEEDTEAIQRALSRSHPSLDVEFTPRSDTVVPRLLDPAARAPDLVLLDLNMPGTNGLTLLSNLRAHAALATLTVVVFTSSTSSAEEDACYAAGADSYIYKPVNFELFQTVLRGAVDFWMAQKKV, from the coding sequence ATGAAGAGCGACGGCCTGATCCTCGTCGTGGAGGACTCGGAGGAGGACACCGAGGCCATCCAGCGCGCCCTCTCCCGCTCCCACCCCTCCCTGGACGTGGAGTTCACCCCGCGCAGCGACACCGTCGTGCCGCGCCTCCTCGACCCCGCCGCGCGTGCGCCGGACCTGGTCCTGCTCGACCTCAACATGCCGGGCACCAACGGCCTGACGCTCCTGTCGAACCTGCGCGCGCACGCCGCCCTCGCCACGCTGACCGTGGTCGTCTTCACCTCGTCCACCTCCTCGGCCGAGGAGGACGCGTGCTACGCGGCGGGGGCCGACAGCTACATCTACAAGCCCGTCAACTTCGAGCTGTTCCAGACCGTTCTGCGGGGCGCGGTGGACTTCTGGATGGCCCAGAAGAAGGTCTAG